A genomic stretch from Antarcticibacterium flavum includes:
- a CDS encoding DUF3810 domain-containing protein: MKRYTGLILAILLPLQYIAVKIIAGYPQFVETWYSTGLYPYISQFMRYPLGFLPFSLGDLLYAFFIISIIRWIAIRINTKFRNPKKWVLQVFAFASIVYGCFHLFWGLNYYRLPLHKTLKIKNDYNTEELVKLTRTLIERSNEVQLELTGNDSLKVPYRFKKGDLLRTTVEGFDYLKEEYPKLTYDGKSLKRSLYSIPLTYMGFNGYLNPLTNEAQVNTNIVRYKIPTTASHEIGHQLGFAKENEANFIACLATMNHPDPYFRYSGLTFALRYCLNELYIRDRPQAEELVKGINFGIMENYREVREFWARHQNPFEPLFLYSYNSFLKANNQQDGMKSYSYVVALLVNYFDDVENAF, translated from the coding sequence GTGAAAAGATACACGGGACTCATTCTGGCCATTTTGTTGCCCCTTCAATACATTGCAGTGAAGATCATTGCAGGATATCCCCAGTTTGTAGAGACCTGGTACAGTACCGGTCTATATCCCTATATTTCCCAGTTTATGAGATATCCCCTGGGGTTTCTTCCGTTTTCCCTGGGTGACCTGTTATATGCATTCTTTATCATCTCCATAATCAGGTGGATCGCCATTAGGATAAATACGAAGTTCAGAAATCCAAAAAAATGGGTACTGCAGGTATTTGCCTTTGCATCTATTGTATATGGTTGTTTTCATTTATTCTGGGGCCTTAATTATTACCGCCTACCACTCCATAAAACCCTAAAGATCAAAAATGATTATAATACCGAGGAGCTGGTCAAACTCACCAGAACCCTCATAGAAAGGTCTAACGAAGTGCAACTGGAACTCACCGGGAATGATAGCTTAAAAGTACCTTACAGATTCAAAAAGGGAGATCTCCTGAGAACTACGGTAGAAGGTTTTGATTATTTAAAGGAGGAATATCCCAAACTAACCTATGATGGGAAAAGCCTGAAGCGTTCCCTTTATAGTATTCCCCTTACCTATATGGGATTCAATGGATATTTGAATCCTTTGACCAATGAAGCACAGGTGAACACTAATATTGTACGCTACAAGATCCCTACCACGGCTAGCCACGAAATAGGTCATCAACTGGGATTTGCCAAGGAAAATGAAGCAAATTTCATCGCCTGCCTGGCAACTATGAATCATCCGGATCCCTATTTTAGATACTCCGGGCTCACCTTTGCCCTTCGTTATTGTTTAAATGAACTATATATAAGGGATAGGCCCCAGGCCGAGGAACTTGTTAAAGGAATAAATTTTGGTATAATGGAAAATTACCGGGAGGTCCGGGAATTTTGGGCGAGGCATCAAAATCCATTTGAACCTTTATTCCTCTATAGTTATAACAGCTTCTTAAAAGCAAATAACCAGCAGGATGGAATGAAAAGCTACAGCTATGTAGTCGCACTTTTAGTGAATTATTTTGATGATGTGGAAAATGCCTTTTAA